A genome region from Festucalex cinctus isolate MCC-2025b chromosome 17, RoL_Fcin_1.0, whole genome shotgun sequence includes the following:
- the atxn7l3b gene encoding ataxin-7-like protein 3, whose amino-acid sequence MKMEEVSMSSLDNSKLEGLAQDILSDLVEDACLGLCFEVHRAVKQGYFFMDDTDQESMRDFEIVDQPGLDVFGQVYNQWKNKECVCPNCNRSIAASRFAPHLEKCLGMGRNSSRIANRRIVTDNSNTNNKSESDQEDNDDVNDNDWSYGAEKKAKKRKSEKNPNSPRRSKSFKHKSSMIGPRRRMDNQESPRMLMKDEAFPQ is encoded by the exons ATGAAAATGGAAGAGGTTTCAATGTCCAGCCTGGACAACAGCAAACTGGAG GGCCTAGCTCAGGACATCCTGTCTGACCTGGTGGAGGATGCGTGCCTGGGCCTTTGCTTCGAGGTGCACCGGGCTGTGAAGCAGGGTTACTTCTTCATGGATGACACGGACCAAGAAAGCATGCGGGACTTTG AAATCGTGGACCAGCCGGGCCTGGATGTGTTCGGCCAGGTGTACAACCAGTGGAAAAACAAAGAGTGCGTTTGCCCCAACTGCAACCGGAGCATCGCCGCCTCGCGCTTCGCGCCGCACCTGGAGAAGTGCCTCGGCATGGGGCGCAACAGCAGCCGCATAGCCAACCGCAG AATAGTCACGGATAACAGCAACACCAACAACAAGTCCGAGAGCGACCAGGAAGACAACGACGACGTCAACGATAACGATTGGTCTTACGGCGCAGAAAAGAAAG ccaagaaaagaaaatctgaGAAG aATCCAAATTCACCAAGAAGATCCAAATCCTTCAAGCATAAGAGCA GCATGATCGGTCCTCGACGCCGCATGGACAACCAGGAAAGCCCGCGCATGTTGATGAAAGACGAGGCGTTCCCTCAATAA
- the smarcd2 gene encoding SWI/SNF-related matrix-associated actin-dependent regulator of chromatin subfamily D member 2, whose amino-acid sequence MATRGSFTGPTMSPSLNPMNVGLAAGLRMPAAAAYPRSLSTQYTQRAGMSLGRVGGPMASMGGQLPGPSYGGSSGMPMRASMGPPAALDASRKRLFHHHHQQHQQEALGGHRRGAKRRKMADKVLPQRIRDLVPESQAYMDLLAFERKLDQTIARKRMEIQEAIKKPIMQKRKLRIYISNTYTPCKPEGEEADKVSSWELRVEGKLLEEPGKQKRKFSSFFKSLVIELDKELYGPDNHLVEWHRMPTTQETDGFQVKRPGDVNVKCTLLLMLDHQPPQYKLDLRLARLLGVHTQTRASIMQALWLYIKNNKLQDSHEKEYINCNHYFRKIFGCTRMRFSEIPMKLAGLLQHPDPIVINHMISVDPNDQKKTACYDIDVEVDDPLKSQMSSFLSSTTNQQEIAALETKIHETIEYINQLKTERDFMLSFSNNPQDFIQDWLKSQCRDLKVMTDVTGNPEEERRTEFYQAPWMPEAVGRYVYSKVQQRRQELEQVLGIRLT is encoded by the exons ATGGCGACGAGGGGAAGCTTCACGGGTCCGACCATGAGCCCCAGTCTGAACCCGATGAATGTTGGACTCGCTGCCGGCTTGAGGATGCCAGCTGCGGCAGCATACCCTCGCTCCCTGAGTACGCAGTACACCCAG CGTGCGGGGATGTCACTCGGCAGAGTCGGGGGCCCAATGGCCTCGATGGGTGGTCAGCTTCCCGGCCCCTCATacggcggcagcagcggcatgCCCATGCGAGCCAGCATGGGACCCCCGGCAGCCCTGGACGCCTCACGGAAGCGCTTGTTTCATCACCACCATCAGCAGCATCAGCAAGAGGCGCTCGGAGGCCACCGGCGAGG GGCAAAAAGACGCAAGATGGCAGACAAGGTTCTCCCACAGAGA ATCCGTGACCTGGTGCCAGAATCTCAGGCCTACATGGACCTCTTGGCTTTTGAGAGGAAACTGGATCAGACCATCGCCCGTAAACGCATGGAGATACAGGAAGCTATAAAGAAGCCCATTATG CAAAAGCGCAAGCTGAGGATCTACATCTCCAACACGTACACCCCGTGCAAGCCCGAGGGCGAGGAGGCGGACAAGGTGTCCTCCTGGGAGCTGCGAGTGGAAGGGAAACTTCTCGAAGAA CCTGGCAAGCAGAAGAGGAAGTTCTCATCTTTCTTTAAGAGCCTGGTGATCGAGCTCGATAAGGAGCTGTACGGGCCCGACAACCATTTGGTGGAG TGGCACAGAATGCCCACCACTCAAGAGACGGACGGTTTCCAGGTCAAAAGACCTGGCGACGTCAATGTCAAATGCACCCTTCTGCTCATGCTCGACCATCAG CCTCCTCAGTACAAGCTGGATCTGCGGCTGGCTCGGCTGCTGGGCGTGCACACGCAGACGCGGGCCAGCATCATGCAGGCGCTTTGGCTCTACATCAAGAACAACAAGCTGCAAGACAGTCATGAGAAGGAGTACATCAACTGTAACCACTATTTCAGAAAG ATATTTGGCTGCACACGCATGAGGTTCTCTGAGATCCCCATGAAACTGGCCGGGCTGCTCCAGCACCCTGACCCCATCGTTATCAATCACATGATCAG TGTGGACCCCAACGACCAGAAGAAGACGGCGTGTTACGACATCGACGTGGAGGTGGACGACCCGCTCAAGAGCCAAATGAGCAGCTTCCTGTCGTCCACCACCAACCAGCAAGAAATTGCCGCACTGGAGACCAAG ATACACGAAACCATTGAGTATATTAACCAGCTGAAAACGGAGAGAGACTTTATGTTGAGCTTCAGCAACAATCCTCAGGACTTCATCCAAGACTGGCTCAAATCTCAGTGCAGAGATCTCAAG GTGATGACAGATGTGACAGGAAATCCAGAAGAGGAGAGAAGGACTGAATTCTACCAGGCGCCGTGGATGCCAGAAGCAGTCGGCAGATACGTGTACTCCAAA GTGCAGCAGAGAAGACAAGAGCTGGAGCAGGTTCTTGGGATCAGACTCACCTAA
- the psmc5 gene encoding 26S proteasome regulatory subunit 8 produces MEGDSTDNMEMGESKGGSGLRQYYLSKIEELQLTVNEKSQNLRRLQAQRNELNAKVRLLREELQLLQEQGSYVGEVVRVMDKKKVLVKVHPEGKFVVDVDKNIDINDVTPNCRVALRNDSYTLHKILPNKVDPLVSLMMVEKVPDSTYEMIGGLDKQIKEIKEVIELPVKHPELFEALGIAQPKGVLLYGPPGTGKTLLARAVAHHTDCTFIRVSGSELVQKFIGEGARMVRELFVMAREHAPSIIFMDEIDSIGSSRLEGGSGGDSEVQRTMLELLNQLDGFEATKNIKVIMATNRIDILDSALLRPGRIDRKIEFPPPNEEARLDILKIHSRKMNLTRGINLRKIAELMPGASGAEVKGVCTEAGMYALRERRVHVTQEDFEMAVAKVMQKDSEKNMSIKKLWK; encoded by the exons ATGGAAGGGGACAGCACTGACAAT ATGGAGATGGGCGAGAGTAAAGGTGGATCAGGTCTCCGTCAGTACTACTTATCAAAAATTGAAGAGCTACAG tTGACCGTGAATGAGAAGAGTCAGAATCTCAGACGTCTGCAAGCACAGAGAAATGAACTCAATGCTAAAG TGCGTCTCCTCCGTGAGGAGCTGCAGTTGCTTCAGGAGCAAGGCTCTTATGTTGGAGAAGTGGTCCGGGTCATGGACAAGAAGAAAGTGTTGGTCAAG GTGCATCCAGAGGGGAAATTTGTGGTGGACGTGGATAAAAACATTGATATTAACGAT GTGACCCCCAACTGCCGCGTGGCCCTTCGCAACGACAGCTACACGCTGCATAAGATCCTCCCCAACAAGGTGGACCCTCTGGTGTCCCTCATGATGGTGGAGAAGGTTCCCGACTCCACCTACGAGATGATCGGCGGGCTGGACAAGCAGATCAAGGAGATCAAGGAAGTCATCGAGCTTCCCGTCAAGCACCCGGAACTGTTTGAAGCTCTGGGCATCGCGCAGCCCAAA GGGGTGCTGCTCTACGGACCGCCAGGCACGGGAAAGACCCTGCTGGCCCGAGCTGTGGCCCACCACACCGACTGCACCTTCATCAGGGTGTCGGGGTCCGAGCTGGTGCAGAAGTTCATCGGGGAAG GCGCCCGGATGGTGCGCGAGCTGTTCGTCATGGCCCGAGAGCACGCGCCCTCCATCATCTTCATGGACGAAATCGACTCCATCGGCTCGTCCCGCCTGGAGGGGGGCTCGGGCGGCGACAGCGAGGTGCAGAGGACCATGTTGGAGCTGCTCAACCAGCTGGACGGCTTTGAGGCCACCAAGAACATCAAG GTCATCATGGCCACCAACCGCATTGACATCCTGGACTCGGCTCTCCTCAGGCCAGGAAGGATCGACAGGAAGATCGAGTTCCCCCCTCCCAATGAAGAG GCTCGCCTGGACATCCTCAAGATTCACTCGCGGAAGATGAACCTGACGCGCGGGATCAACCTGAGGAAGATCGCCGAGCTGATGCCTGGAGCGTCGGGCGCCGAGGTTAAG GGTGTTTGCACGGAGGCGGGCATGTACGCCCTGCGTGAGAGGAGAGTCCACGTCACCCAGGAGGATTTTGAGATGGCCGTGGCAAAG GTGATGCAGAAAGACAGCGAGAAGAACATGTCCATCAAGAAACTGTGGAAGTAA